A single genomic interval of Flavobacteriales bacterium harbors:
- a CDS encoding redoxin domain-containing protein: MRTLLSALTALLAHAAPAIATLQIEAPERAGQQVVLHRMDDLFTLRTTRVDGTLIGADGRATLKAEVQGTTKALLIVGGHRAELFLRDGATYRVRPLPPAPGARPVKGHLPIVLEFIDLPPLDINALMTDLYERLDGFVAEDLATDEAAGMQAVDVLRREGDRTLQADSVKRPATLFYTPSWSQARLDSFAFKLKRFYADVDDPWFQRNVELGLCGLYLGPQQEPEALHVRCLSGHEPDIDKPEFVRLFRSLYEDHLMTHPFRTDERRLVDGVKQAATDSLIALVMEHPPFRQDRALAELLLIDQVYLARPGKVLDRGGIERVLADVAARSGYPGHRTLAANMLWDLTAMRPGTGLPDLALNDLQGTPVPLDSVFSGPVCLVLTTVGCTYCEQELRALAQLQESFGDVVRYVVLVLDSDAGAAVRLSRSIGGTGWTWLQARDPERAREQLRAPTAPAFLLLNDRTLAQSPAPAPSQGLAAVLHGMRTQQEERDRIKFGSEAPPPPRR, from the coding sequence ATGAGGACCCTCCTGTCCGCCCTCACCGCCCTGCTGGCGCACGCCGCGCCGGCGATCGCCACCCTGCAGATCGAAGCGCCCGAACGCGCCGGCCAGCAGGTGGTGCTGCACCGCATGGACGACCTCTTCACCCTTCGCACCACACGCGTGGACGGCACGCTGATCGGTGCGGACGGGCGTGCGACGCTGAAGGCCGAGGTGCAGGGCACCACGAAGGCGCTGCTCATCGTGGGCGGTCACCGCGCCGAGCTCTTCCTGCGCGACGGCGCCACCTACCGCGTGAGGCCGCTGCCGCCCGCACCCGGGGCCCGACCGGTGAAGGGTCACCTGCCCATCGTGCTGGAGTTCATCGACCTGCCGCCGCTCGACATCAACGCGCTGATGACCGACCTCTACGAGCGCCTCGATGGCTTCGTGGCGGAGGACCTGGCCACCGACGAGGCCGCCGGCATGCAGGCCGTGGACGTGCTGCGCCGCGAGGGCGACCGCACCCTGCAGGCGGACAGCGTCAAGCGCCCGGCCACGCTGTTCTACACACCGAGCTGGTCGCAGGCCCGGTTGGACAGCTTCGCCTTCAAGCTGAAGCGCTTCTACGCCGATGTGGACGACCCCTGGTTCCAGCGCAATGTGGAGCTGGGGCTGTGCGGCCTGTACCTCGGCCCACAACAGGAGCCTGAGGCCCTGCATGTGCGCTGTCTCTCCGGTCATGAACCCGACATCGACAAGCCCGAGTTCGTGCGCCTGTTCCGCAGCCTGTACGAGGACCACCTGATGACGCATCCCTTCCGCACGGACGAGCGCCGGCTGGTGGACGGGGTGAAGCAGGCCGCCACCGACAGCCTGATCGCCCTCGTGATGGAACACCCGCCCTTCCGGCAGGACCGCGCGCTCGCCGAACTGCTGTTGATCGATCAGGTGTACCTGGCCCGTCCCGGCAAGGTGCTGGACCGCGGCGGGATCGAGCGCGTCCTGGCCGATGTGGCCGCACGCAGCGGATACCCGGGCCATCGCACCCTGGCGGCCAACATGCTGTGGGACCTCACCGCCATGCGTCCCGGCACGGGCCTGCCCGACCTGGCGCTGAACGACCTGCAGGGCACGCCCGTACCGCTGGACAGTGTGTTCAGCGGACCCGTCTGCCTCGTCCTCACCACGGTGGGCTGCACCTATTGCGAGCAGGAGCTCCGCGCGCTGGCGCAGCTGCAGGAGAGCTTCGGCGATGTGGTGCGCTACGTGGTGTTGGTCCTCGACAGCGACGCGGGTGCCGCGGTGCGCCTCTCGCGCAGCATCGGCGGCACAGGCTGGACCTGGCTGCAGGCGCGCGACCCGGAGCGTGCCCGGGAGCAACTGCGCGCGCCCACCGCGCCAGCCTTCCTGCTGCTGAACGACCGCACGCTGGCGCAGAGCCCCGCCCCAGCACCGAGCCAGGGCCTCGCAGCGGTGCTGCATGGGATGCGCACCCAGCAGGAGGAGCGCGACCGCATCAAGTTCGGGAGCGAGGCACCGCCTCCTCCCAGGCGCTGA
- a CDS encoding AAA family ATPase — translation MPPPEPGLSAALRAALGHTPTAGQERAIAALDRLLGTTKERATLVLKGYAGTGKTTLVGALVRVLRAQGRPVVLLAPTGRAAKVLGAYAGAAAGTIHRRIYRMDPGGEGFAGMSVTPNRDAHALFIVDEASMIGGEGGFGDRDLLGDLFTHVFSAPGTRLLLIGDPAQLPPVGSVHSPALDPAHLHERFGLTAGAVELTDVVRQAEASGILVNATALRAEVVANEPAPRFILGHPDVVRITGMELQDELEACYARYGGEDVCLITRSNKRAYQYSQQVRARILGFEEELSPGDRLMVVKNDYYWAGRNGKAELIANGEPMEVLRRRDVEERHGHRFCWIEAAWWSGDERRVGDFLVMLDVLALDAPSLPMARRRMLNDNVLAAHAVTGKGARLSILRQDPFANALQVKYAYAVTAHKAQGGQWPAVFVDQGYITEEMIDTEYVRWLYTAVTRASDRLYLLNFHPRFFGEED, via the coding sequence ATGCCTCCGCCCGAGCCCGGTCTTTCCGCAGCGCTGCGCGCCGCCCTCGGCCATACGCCCACGGCCGGTCAGGAGCGGGCGATCGCGGCGCTGGACCGCCTGCTGGGCACCACCAAGGAGCGGGCCACCCTCGTGCTGAAGGGCTACGCCGGAACGGGCAAGACCACGCTGGTGGGTGCCCTGGTGCGGGTGCTGCGCGCGCAGGGCCGTCCGGTGGTGCTGCTCGCCCCCACGGGCCGCGCGGCCAAGGTGCTGGGCGCATATGCCGGCGCCGCGGCCGGCACCATCCACCGGCGCATCTATCGGATGGACCCCGGCGGTGAGGGCTTCGCCGGCATGTCGGTGACGCCCAACCGCGATGCGCACGCCCTGTTCATCGTGGACGAGGCGAGCATGATCGGCGGCGAAGGCGGCTTCGGCGACCGCGACCTCCTGGGCGATCTGTTCACCCATGTGTTCTCCGCCCCGGGCACGCGGCTGCTCCTCATCGGCGATCCGGCGCAGCTGCCGCCCGTGGGCAGCGTCCACAGCCCCGCGCTGGACCCCGCCCATCTCCACGAACGCTTCGGGCTCACCGCCGGCGCCGTGGAGCTCACCGATGTGGTGCGGCAGGCCGAGGCCAGCGGCATCCTCGTCAACGCCACCGCCCTGCGGGCCGAGGTCGTGGCCAACGAGCCCGCGCCGCGGTTCATCCTGGGTCACCCTGACGTGGTGCGCATCACCGGCATGGAGCTTCAGGATGAACTGGAGGCCTGCTACGCCCGATACGGCGGCGAGGACGTGTGCCTCATCACACGCAGCAACAAACGGGCATACCAATACAGCCAGCAGGTGCGGGCACGGATCCTGGGCTTTGAGGAGGAGCTGTCGCCGGGCGACCGGCTGATGGTGGTGAAGAACGATTATTACTGGGCGGGGCGCAATGGGAAGGCGGAGCTCATCGCCAATGGCGAGCCCATGGAGGTGCTGCGTCGGCGCGATGTGGAGGAGCGCCACGGGCACCGCTTCTGCTGGATCGAGGCCGCCTGGTGGAGCGGCGACGAGCGGCGCGTGGGCGACTTCCTGGTGATGCTCGATGTGCTGGCCCTCGACGCGCCCTCCCTGCCGATGGCCCGTCGCCGGATGCTGAACGACAACGTGCTCGCCGCGCATGCGGTCACCGGCAAGGGCGCGCGCCTGAGCATCCTGCGGCAGGACCCGTTCGCCAACGCGCTCCAGGTGAAGTACGCCTACGCGGTCACCGCCCACAAGGCGCAGGGTGGACAGTGGCCGGCGGTGTTCGTGGACCAGGGCTACATCACCGAGGAGATGATCGACACCGAGTACGTGCGCTGGCTGTACACCGCCGTCACCCGTGCGAGCGACAGGCTCTACCTGCTCAACTTCCACCCGCGGTTCTTCGGGGAGGAGGATTAG
- the coaD gene encoding pantetheine-phosphate adenylyltransferase gives MSRPIAVFPGSFDPVTIGHWSIVQRALPLFATIHVALGVNTTKRGMFDLDRREAWLRQAFQDMPQVNIIRFEGLTADLCQRLGASYIVRGLRNSTDHGNERSIALMNHALRGVETLFLPALPEHAHISSTIVRELIANQADVRAFLPTGVTL, from the coding sequence ATGAGCCGCCCGATCGCCGTCTTCCCCGGATCGTTCGACCCGGTCACCATCGGCCACTGGAGCATCGTGCAGCGTGCCCTTCCGCTGTTCGCCACCATCCACGTGGCCCTGGGCGTGAACACCACCAAACGCGGCATGTTCGACCTGGACAGGCGTGAGGCCTGGTTGCGGCAGGCCTTCCAGGACATGCCCCAGGTGAACATCATCCGCTTCGAGGGCCTCACCGCGGATCTCTGCCAGCGGCTCGGCGCCAGCTACATCGTCCGTGGCCTGCGCAACAGCACCGACCATGGCAATGAGCGCAGCATCGCCCTGATGAACCATGCGCTGCGTGGTGTGGAGACCCTCTTTCTGCCCGCCCTTCCCGAACACGCGCACATCAGCAGCACCATCGTGCGCGAACTGATCGCCAACCAGGCCGACGTGCGCGCCTTCCTCCCGACCGGGGTCACGCTATGA
- a CDS encoding DUF3822 family protein: MARTTDTDAHHLPRYDRGAAGLHLGIVVHPDGLAWSAHDRADGRCLMLAQGRGAAWPAEEQLPHHPATVSFCAMPELSTLVPESTLRPGTEADHLSLVHGPLPTGLLRDEPVEDLGARCVYLHDEAMEHQVLERFPAARAIALRSLLVRSVLALGRQGPALVAHRVGKRMDVALADRDGLKLSNAYHCATGTDALYYLLHLLDAMHQDPAVPAVRWCGPGWTPTDTELVRRYLPNAAPAVTGTDAMLVGLDAPSPESLWALLEQAACAS; this comes from the coding sequence ATGGCGAGGACCACCGACACCGATGCACACCACCTGCCGCGTTACGACCGCGGGGCCGCCGGGCTTCACCTGGGCATCGTGGTGCATCCGGACGGGCTGGCGTGGAGCGCGCATGACCGGGCCGACGGCCGATGCCTGATGCTGGCCCAGGGCCGGGGCGCCGCCTGGCCTGCGGAGGAGCAGCTGCCCCACCATCCGGCCACCGTCAGCTTCTGCGCGATGCCCGAGCTGAGCACGCTGGTGCCCGAGAGCACCCTGCGCCCCGGCACCGAAGCGGACCACTTGAGCCTGGTGCATGGTCCCCTGCCCACCGGGCTGCTGCGGGATGAACCCGTGGAAGACCTCGGCGCCCGGTGCGTGTACCTGCACGACGAAGCCATGGAGCATCAGGTGCTCGAGCGCTTCCCCGCAGCGCGCGCCATCGCCCTGCGCAGCCTGCTCGTGCGCTCCGTGCTCGCCCTGGGCCGCCAGGGACCCGCGCTGGTGGCGCACCGCGTGGGCAAGCGCATGGACGTGGCCCTGGCCGACCGGGACGGCCTGAAGCTCAGCAACGCCTACCACTGCGCCACCGGCACCGATGCGCTCTACTACCTCCTGCACCTACTGGACGCCATGCATCAAGACCCCGCCGTGCCGGCCGTGCGCTGGTGCGGGCCCGGTTGGACCCCGACCGACACCGAACTGGTGCGTCGCTATCTGCCGAACGCGGCACCGGCGGTGACCGGCACGGACGCGATGCTGGTCGGACTGGACGCCCCATCACCGGAGTCCTTGTGGGCGCTGCTCGAACAGGCCGCATGCGCATCGTAG
- a CDS encoding amino acid adenylation domain-containing protein: MEKFIPETRYIPVDFDPFSGPAVERAIPTTEAQREVLAAAEMGVEASCAYNESVSLELTGHMDRVALEHAMNALVRRHEALRSTVNASGTRMLIADELHLALPFTDLSDLPDAERSRRLDAIARTDMTTAFDLRNGPVFRAQLIRTAADAHLLRLTGHHVVCDGWSLGIMMAEISALYNAARSGEAPQLPPPSAFSDYSLGTIDFAASPEHAAVERYWLDLYKGPIPRLDLPSDRPRPKHKTYTSDRLDLPLHQDLVRGLKEVATRSGASFVTTLMTAFEVLLHRVTGSDDIVVGLPAAGQSDTGMKHLVGHCVNLLALRSRIDEEKPFIEHLRSRRTGVLDAFDNQRYTFGTLLQRLNVPREPGRIPLCPVVFNIDMNMDDGVAFDGLKHRFISNPRAFENFELFLNATGNEGHLTLEWSYNTDLFDKATVLGWMDRFVTLIKRVIGHPNATIAELAGDADIADAQRMPLPEWHGRTTPFPQVDVGGLFDEVATKQADRTAVELRDQKLSYRELQRRVHALSSALVHMGVKPGEPVGLCMDRSFDMVVAMLATLRAGGCFVPFDPAYPADRLAFMFSDTDVRVMLTQRHLANALPSHRAKDIFVDEVMEKGDAVMPAVRPDAPAYIMYTSGSTGTPKGVVVPHRAIIRLVRGQNFVAFGPDLCWLQLSNISFDASTLEIWGALLNGGRLVLQPQQKPTLPEICDTITAHKVTSVWFTVGLFNMLVDEQLDRLRGLKHILTGGDVLSVPHVKKALKALGPNVLINGYGPTENTTFTCCFPIDSEAGITDSVPIGFPLNNTTVHVLDEQGAPVPVGRKGELYTGGDGVALGYWKRDDLTAEKFIDDPFSGRSGVKLYRTGDVVRWQDDGSIAFIGRADGQVKIRGFRIELGEIENALNDVAAVKDKVVVARQDGPGEKQLVCYVVPTDARDHGDPERRAALLDRVREHLRGRLPGYMVPTAFVVMADLPLTANGKIDRRALPAPAEQPRARKEERTAPRNDLERALAGIWGRVLHATDIGIHDDFFDLGGHSLIGIQLLGLVEQQFNRTLPLKSLFEAPTIAQFAELLRGDGAVDDWKNLSLIQPEGAAPPLFCVHGDEASHFLPRYLGNERPFYAFFHQGEDGRVIHHTTVEDIARFFISELKQARPHGPYLLCGYSFGGIVAYEMAQQLTAMGDEVPYLAVIDAYSPALHAEAIASDLKFYDPIKKAVLRALVARFLRNDGTVPERFRNFHIIDTYDRAAMAYVPRPYAGKLTVMKAERSWGPRQMGWEHLAKGGLEVRMVPGDHYDLIKEPNVGALANELRLTMERATSGSAVVL, translated from the coding sequence ATGGAGAAATTCATTCCAGAGACGCGGTACATCCCCGTGGACTTCGACCCCTTCTCGGGGCCGGCGGTGGAGCGTGCGATCCCCACCACGGAGGCGCAACGCGAGGTGCTTGCCGCCGCGGAGATGGGCGTGGAGGCCAGTTGCGCCTACAACGAGAGCGTATCCCTGGAGCTCACGGGGCATATGGACCGCGTGGCGCTGGAGCACGCCATGAACGCCCTGGTGCGGCGGCACGAAGCGCTGCGCTCCACGGTGAACGCCAGTGGCACGCGGATGCTCATCGCCGATGAGCTGCACCTCGCACTTCCGTTCACGGACCTCTCCGACCTGCCCGACGCGGAACGGTCGCGGCGGCTGGACGCCATCGCGCGCACGGACATGACGACGGCCTTCGACCTGAGGAACGGACCGGTGTTCCGCGCGCAGCTGATCCGCACCGCCGCGGATGCGCACCTGCTGCGCCTCACCGGCCACCATGTGGTCTGTGACGGCTGGAGCCTGGGCATCATGATGGCCGAGATCAGCGCGCTGTACAATGCGGCGCGCAGCGGCGAGGCGCCCCAGCTGCCCCCGCCCAGCGCCTTCAGCGACTACAGCCTCGGCACCATCGACTTCGCCGCGAGCCCCGAGCACGCGGCGGTGGAGCGCTACTGGCTCGACCTCTACAAGGGGCCCATCCCGCGGCTGGACCTTCCCTCGGACAGGCCCCGGCCGAAGCACAAGACCTACACCAGCGACCGCCTCGACCTGCCCTTGCACCAGGACCTGGTGCGCGGGCTCAAGGAAGTGGCCACGCGCAGTGGCGCCAGCTTCGTCACCACCCTGATGACCGCCTTCGAGGTGCTCCTCCACCGGGTCACCGGGTCGGACGACATCGTGGTGGGCCTGCCCGCCGCCGGACAGAGCGATACGGGCATGAAGCACCTCGTGGGGCACTGTGTGAACCTCCTGGCCCTCCGCAGCCGCATCGACGAGGAGAAGCCCTTCATCGAGCACCTCCGCAGCCGGCGCACCGGCGTGCTCGACGCGTTCGACAACCAGAGATACACCTTCGGCACGCTGCTTCAGCGGTTGAACGTGCCGCGTGAGCCCGGTCGGATCCCGCTGTGCCCCGTCGTGTTCAACATCGACATGAACATGGACGACGGGGTGGCCTTCGACGGCCTGAAGCACCGCTTCATCTCGAACCCGCGCGCCTTCGAGAACTTCGAGCTCTTCCTGAACGCCACGGGGAACGAGGGGCACCTGACGCTCGAGTGGAGCTACAACACCGACCTCTTCGACAAGGCCACCGTGCTGGGCTGGATGGACCGCTTCGTAACGCTGATCAAGCGCGTGATCGGCCATCCCAACGCGACGATCGCGGAACTCGCGGGCGATGCGGACATCGCCGATGCGCAGCGGATGCCGCTGCCCGAATGGCACGGCCGCACCACCCCGTTCCCGCAGGTGGATGTCGGCGGCCTCTTCGACGAGGTGGCCACGAAGCAAGCGGATCGCACGGCTGTGGAACTGCGCGACCAGAAGCTCAGCTATCGTGAACTGCAGCGGCGTGTGCATGCGCTCAGCAGCGCCCTGGTCCACATGGGCGTGAAGCCCGGCGAGCCGGTGGGCCTGTGCATGGACCGCAGCTTCGACATGGTGGTGGCGATGCTCGCCACCCTGCGTGCGGGCGGCTGCTTCGTGCCCTTCGACCCGGCCTATCCCGCCGACCGCCTCGCCTTCATGTTCAGCGACACCGACGTGCGGGTGATGCTCACCCAACGGCATCTCGCGAACGCCCTGCCCAGCCATCGGGCGAAGGACATCTTCGTGGATGAGGTGATGGAGAAGGGGGATGCGGTCATGCCGGCCGTGCGGCCCGATGCCCCCGCGTACATCATGTACACCAGCGGAAGCACCGGCACACCGAAAGGCGTCGTGGTGCCGCATCGGGCCATCATCCGTCTGGTGCGCGGGCAGAACTTCGTCGCCTTCGGCCCCGACCTCTGCTGGCTGCAGCTCTCGAACATCAGCTTCGATGCGAGCACCCTGGAGATCTGGGGCGCGCTGCTGAACGGTGGCCGGCTTGTGCTGCAGCCGCAACAGAAGCCCACCCTTCCCGAGATCTGCGACACCATCACCGCACACAAGGTCACCAGCGTGTGGTTCACGGTGGGTCTGTTCAACATGCTGGTGGATGAGCAGCTCGACCGCCTGCGCGGATTGAAGCACATCCTCACCGGCGGCGATGTGCTGAGCGTGCCGCATGTGAAGAAGGCCCTGAAGGCGCTCGGCCCGAACGTGCTCATCAACGGCTACGGCCCCACGGAGAACACCACCTTCACCTGCTGCTTCCCCATTGATAGCGAGGCCGGCATCACCGACAGCGTACCCATCGGCTTCCCGCTGAACAACACCACGGTGCACGTGCTCGATGAGCAGGGCGCTCCCGTGCCCGTGGGCCGAAAGGGCGAGCTGTACACGGGCGGCGATGGCGTGGCCCTGGGCTACTGGAAGCGCGACGACCTCACCGCGGAGAAGTTCATCGACGACCCCTTCAGCGGGAGGAGCGGCGTCAAACTGTACCGCACCGGCGATGTCGTGCGCTGGCAGGATGACGGCAGCATCGCCTTCATCGGCCGGGCCGACGGGCAGGTGAAGATCCGCGGCTTTCGCATCGAGCTGGGTGAGATCGAGAACGCCCTCAACGATGTGGCCGCGGTGAAGGACAAGGTGGTGGTGGCCCGTCAGGACGGCCCGGGTGAGAAGCAGCTGGTCTGCTACGTGGTGCCCACCGATGCCCGGGACCATGGGGACCCGGAACGCCGTGCCGCATTGCTCGACCGCGTGCGCGAGCACCTGCGCGGCCGCCTGCCCGGCTACATGGTGCCGACCGCGTTCGTGGTGATGGCCGACCTGCCGCTCACCGCCAACGGAAAGATCGACCGACGCGCACTGCCCGCACCGGCCGAACAGCCCAGGGCCCGCAAGGAGGAACGCACCGCGCCCCGCAACGACCTCGAGCGCGCCCTGGCCGGGATCTGGGGCAGGGTCCTCCACGCGACCGACATCGGGATCCACGACGACTTCTTCGACCTCGGCGGCCATTCGCTCATCGGGATCCAGCTGCTCGGGCTCGTGGAACAGCAGTTCAACAGGACGCTGCCCCTGAAGTCGCTCTTCGAGGCGCCCACCATCGCGCAGTTCGCCGAACTGCTCCGGGGTGATGGCGCGGTGGACGACTGGAAGAACCTCTCCCTCATCCAACCGGAAGGCGCGGCCCCGCCGCTGTTCTGCGTGCATGGCGACGAGGCGAGCCACTTCCTGCCCAGGTACCTCGGCAACGAACGTCCCTTCTACGCCTTCTTCCACCAGGGCGAGGACGGCAGGGTCATCCATCACACCACGGTGGAGGACATCGCGCGCTTCTTCATCTCCGAGCTGAAGCAGGCGCGACCGCACGGCCCCTACCTGCTGTGCGGCTATTCCTTCGGCGGCATCGTGGCCTACGAGATGGCGCAGCAGCTCACGGCGATGGGCGACGAGGTGCCCTACCTGGCCGTGATCGACGCCTACTCGCCGGCCTTGCATGCCGAGGCCATCGCCAGCGACCTGAAGTTCTACGACCCCATCAAGAAGGCCGTGCTGCGTGCACTGGTGGCCCGCTTCCTGCGCAACGATGGCACCGTGCCCGAGCGGTTCAGGAACTTCCATATCATCGACACCTATGACCGTGCGGCCATGGCCTATGTGCCGCGGCCCTATGCGGGAAAGCTCACCGTGATGAAGGCCGAGCGCTCGTGGGGCCCCCGGCAGATGGGCTGGGAACACCTGGCCAAAGGCGGCCTGGAGGTGCGCATGGTGCCCGGCGACCACTACGACCTCATCAAGGAGCCGAACGTGGGCGCCCTGGCGAACGAACTTCGCCTCACGATGGAACGGGCCACCTCGGGTTCCGCCGTCGTGCTGTGA
- a CDS encoding orotate phosphoribosyltransferase — protein sequence MNDRLDPALKVAELLLQIKAVKLSPSKPFSWASGWKSPIYCDNRKTLSYPSVRTFIRQQFVHLIQSEFGRPDMIAGVATGGIAHGMLVAHDMGLPFIYVRTSAKEHGLRNQVEGDLSVGRNVVVVEDLVSTGGSSLQAVNALRDAGLDVKGMVSIFTYGFDVARAAFEEARVKMHALTNYNILLDQALREGYITEKDLAPLNAWRKDPATWNAAVQA from the coding sequence ATGAACGACCGCCTTGATCCGGCCCTCAAAGTTGCCGAATTGCTGCTGCAGATCAAGGCGGTGAAGCTGAGCCCCTCAAAGCCCTTCTCCTGGGCCAGCGGCTGGAAGAGCCCGATCTACTGCGACAACCGGAAAACCCTGTCCTACCCGTCGGTGCGCACCTTCATCCGGCAGCAGTTCGTGCACCTCATCCAGAGCGAGTTCGGGCGGCCGGACATGATCGCCGGGGTGGCCACGGGCGGCATCGCCCACGGCATGCTGGTGGCCCACGACATGGGCCTGCCCTTCATCTATGTGCGCACCAGTGCCAAGGAGCACGGCCTGCGGAACCAGGTGGAGGGTGACCTCTCGGTGGGCCGCAATGTGGTGGTGGTGGAGGACTTGGTGAGCACCGGAGGCAGCAGCCTGCAGGCCGTGAACGCCTTGCGCGATGCGGGCCTCGACGTGAAGGGCATGGTGAGCATCTTCACCTATGGCTTCGACGTGGCCCGCGCGGCCTTCGAGGAGGCCCGCGTCAAGATGCACGCGCTCACCAACTACAACATCCTGCTGGACCAGGCCCTGCGCGAGGGCTACATCACCGAAAAGGACCTGGCCCCGCTGAACGCGTGGCGCAAGGATCCCGCCACCTGGAACGCCGCCGTGCAGGCGTAA
- a CDS encoding RsmD family RNA methyltransferase has translation MRIVGGRHRNRRIDPPKGIEARPTTDFAREGLFNILQHSIALEGIRVLDLFAGTGGISAEFLSRGAAQVISVEQDARLFAHLQRLARELNEAGWSQVRADVFQYLRHATGPFDIVFADPPFHLPGTEMLPGLVRDGGLLAPDGLFILEHPRGIDLDADPWFRKRRTYGSVHFSFFSPTPP, from the coding sequence ATGCGCATCGTAGGAGGCCGGCACCGCAATCGGCGCATCGATCCGCCCAAGGGCATCGAGGCGCGCCCCACCACGGACTTCGCGCGGGAAGGCCTCTTCAACATCCTGCAGCACTCCATCGCGCTCGAGGGCATCCGGGTGCTGGACCTCTTCGCCGGCACCGGTGGCATCTCCGCGGAGTTCCTGTCGCGCGGCGCCGCGCAGGTGATCAGCGTGGAACAGGACGCACGCCTGTTCGCCCACCTGCAGCGCCTGGCCCGCGAGCTCAACGAGGCGGGCTGGTCCCAGGTGCGCGCCGACGTGTTCCAGTACCTGCGGCATGCCACCGGCCCCTTCGACATCGTGTTCGCCGACCCGCCCTTCCATCTTCCCGGCACGGAGATGCTGCCCGGGCTGGTGCGCGATGGTGGGCTGCTGGCCCCGGACGGCCTCTTCATCCTGGAGCATCCGCGCGGGATCGACCTTGACGCCGACCCCTGGTTCCGCAAGCGACGCACCTACGGTTCCGTACATTTCAGCTTCTTCAGCCCCACCCCGCCATGA
- a CDS encoding 4'-phosphopantetheinyl transferase superfamily protein, which yields MRERDLTVHCAPLRTLERTPPLAASAHVRLWYATVTALLPHLHRLGAVLDDEERQRAERFRFAPDRERFIAGHGLLRMLLGGALGVAPEAVRMARGAHGKPHLPDGGPAFNLSDTKDALVVAIGGTDELGVDIETVERRTDHELVAGHYFTPDEVSHIQAGGAEGKRRFLTLWTRKEAVLKASGVGIMEDLHALRVLDGTQVLTIRHEVFVREAAPVYHVSSFSVGTDHLIALATPRPHAGPALHDACMAIN from the coding sequence ATGCGCGAACGCGACCTCACCGTGCATTGCGCGCCTCTGCGCACGCTGGAGCGCACACCACCGCTCGCGGCCTCCGCACACGTAAGGCTGTGGTACGCCACCGTCACCGCACTCCTGCCGCATCTGCATCGGTTGGGCGCCGTGCTGGACGACGAGGAACGGCAGCGTGCCGAGCGGTTCCGCTTCGCCCCCGACCGCGAACGCTTCATCGCCGGTCATGGCCTGTTGCGCATGCTGCTGGGCGGTGCCCTGGGCGTGGCCCCCGAGGCGGTCCGCATGGCGCGCGGTGCGCACGGCAAGCCCCATCTGCCCGACGGAGGTCCGGCCTTCAACCTCAGCGACACCAAGGACGCGCTGGTGGTGGCGATCGGCGGCACCGATGAGCTCGGGGTGGACATCGAGACCGTGGAGCGCCGCACCGACCATGAGCTGGTGGCCGGCCATTACTTCACGCCGGACGAAGTGTCGCACATCCAGGCCGGTGGTGCGGAAGGCAAGCGGCGTTTCCTCACGCTGTGGACCCGGAAGGAGGCCGTGCTGAAAGCCAGCGGTGTGGGCATCATGGAGGACCTGCACGCCCTGCGGGTACTGGACGGCACGCAGGTGCTCACCATCCGCCACGAGGTCTTCGTGCGTGAGGCCGCCCCGGTCTATCATGTGAGCAGTTTCAGCGTGGGCACCGACCACCTGATCGCCCTGGCCACCCCGCGGCCGCACGCCGGACCCGCCCTGCACGACGCGTGCATGGCGATCAACTAA
- a CDS encoding NUDIX domain-containing protein, giving the protein MAQNYEVSIDGLAVVLTQHAPAAAPQAGGLVVQAAAAEGVDALVERARRIPGVERLTLVVPDPAATWDRFRSTCVVVEAAGGAVTDEHGRLLAIHRLGRWDLPKGKVDPGESLPEAAVREVKEECGLREVSIVRPLCETWHTYERGGERHLKRTSWFLMRASSAERLVPQHEEDIREVAWMDADGVQRVKAGTYATVRAVISAWEEAVPRSRT; this is encoded by the coding sequence ATGGCGCAAAACTACGAAGTCTCCATCGACGGGCTGGCCGTGGTGCTCACGCAACACGCGCCCGCAGCGGCTCCCCAAGCGGGAGGGCTGGTGGTGCAGGCCGCCGCGGCCGAGGGGGTGGACGCGCTGGTGGAGCGGGCGCGCCGCATCCCCGGCGTCGAGCGCCTCACGTTGGTGGTGCCCGATCCGGCGGCGACCTGGGACCGGTTCCGCAGCACCTGCGTTGTGGTGGAGGCGGCCGGTGGCGCGGTCACCGATGAGCACGGACGCCTGCTCGCCATCCATCGCCTGGGCCGTTGGGACCTGCCGAAGGGGAAGGTGGATCCCGGTGAGTCGCTGCCGGAGGCCGCCGTGCGCGAAGTGAAGGAGGAATGCGGGCTCCGCGAGGTGAGCATCGTGCGACCGCTGTGCGAGACCTGGCACACCTACGAGCGCGGTGGCGAACGTCACCTCAAGCGCACCTCCTGGTTCCTCATGCGCGCTTCCAGCGCGGAACGGCTCGTGCCGCAGCACGAGGAGGACATCCGCGAGGTGGCCTGGATGGACGCCGATGGCGTGCAGCGCGTCAAGGCCGGCACCTACGCCACGGTGCGTGCGGTGATCAGCGCCTGGGAGGAGGCGGTGCCTCGCTCCCGAACTTGA